The following proteins come from a genomic window of Actinomycetota bacterium:
- a CDS encoding VWA domain-containing protein, whose protein sequence is MTFITPWVLWLLFLVPLLGGLYLVLQQRRKSYAVRFTNLELLETVAPRRPGWRRHVAPILFLITLILLIGAAARPVARIRVPREQASIMLVMDVSGSMAARDLDPNRITAAKQAAQEFVDELPGRMRVGLVAFNDYASLVTPLTADKTVVDEALDNLRVAGGTAMGDGLAVAVDQIKLEREGGRDVPATILVLSDGETNRGAPPVQAAQAAAEIQVPVYSIGVGTETGVLSQADGQLVRIRLNPEELQAVAQMTGGRYFESTTSESLEDVYVGMGSSLGFREERKELTPQVAGLAAVFLVAAAAFSLLWFQRLP, encoded by the coding sequence ATGACCTTCATCACGCCGTGGGTCCTGTGGCTGCTCTTTCTGGTTCCGTTGCTCGGGGGCCTGTACCTGGTGCTCCAGCAGCGCCGGAAGTCGTACGCGGTCCGGTTCACCAACCTCGAGCTACTCGAGACGGTGGCGCCCAGACGCCCCGGCTGGCGGCGCCACGTTGCCCCAATCCTGTTCCTGATCACCCTGATCCTGCTCATAGGGGCGGCGGCGAGGCCGGTGGCTAGGATCAGGGTCCCCCGCGAGCAGGCGTCGATCATGTTGGTCATGGACGTCAGCGGCTCGATGGCGGCACGGGACCTCGACCCCAACCGGATCACTGCGGCCAAGCAGGCGGCCCAGGAGTTCGTCGACGAGCTGCCCGGGCGGATGCGGGTGGGCCTGGTGGCGTTCAACGACTACGCAAGCCTGGTCACGCCGCTCACCGCCGACAAGACGGTGGTCGACGAGGCGCTGGACAACCTGCGGGTCGCGGGCGGCACGGCGATGGGCGACGGCCTCGCCGTTGCAGTCGACCAGATCAAGCTCGAGCGGGAGGGCGGGCGCGACGTGCCCGCCACTATCCTGGTTCTGTCGGACGGCGAGACCAACCGGGGCGCCCCGCCGGTCCAGGCCGCTCAGGCGGCGGCGGAGATCCAGGTGCCGGTGTACTCCATTGGGGTCGGGACCGAAACGGGCGTGCTCTCACAGGCGGACGGGCAACTGGTGAGGATCCGGCTCAACCCGGAAGAGCTGCAGGCCGTCGCCCAAATGACCGGCGGCAGGTACTTCGAGTCCACCACCTCCGAGTCCCTGGAGGACGTATACGTCGGCATGGGGTCGTCCCTCGGGTTCCGGGAGGAGCGAAAGGAGTTGACCCCCCAGGTCGCAGGCCTGGCGGCGGTCTTCCTGGTTGCAGCCGCGGCCTTCAGCCTGCTGTGGTTCCAACGGCTGCCCTGA